The DNA segment TGCAGCTCCTGTAATGCTTTATAAATACCGATGAGTCCAACGCCACCTCCCGTTGGATAAAGGATTACATCAGGCAGCTTCCAGTTGAGCTGTTCAGCGATTTCCAGTCCCATCGTTTTTTTACCTTCAATACGATAAGGCTCTTTCAATGTAGAGACATCGTACAAGCCGTGCTTCTGTACAGCTTCACCTACCATTTTTCCAGCATCACTGATCAATCCGTTTACTAGAAAAAGATTTGCCCCGGATAAAGCACATTCACTTCTCGTGATCGATGGAGCATCGACAGGCATGACAATGGTTGAGCTCATGTTGGCCCTCGCTGCATAGAGGGACCAAGCTGCTCCAGCATTCCCGTTCGTCGGCATTGCAAGGGATTTGACACCTAACTCTTTCGCTTTTGATACGCCAACGGCAGCTCCTCTTGCTTTAAACGCGCCGGTAGGGATAATGCCTTCATCTTTCATTATAAGGTGGGGGAGATCCATATCTTCGCCCAGAGCTGGCATGGGGAGGAGCGGTGTCATGCCTTCGCCCATCGTTGTAACGTGTTCCTCCGATTGGACGGGAAGCAGCTCGTGATAACGCCAAAGATCCGGTTTTCTCTGTGCTAGATCAGCAGGATTCCAGTCTTTCGCCAATTGATCTAGATCGTATTCCACAAGCAGTGGAGCACCGCAATCACATAGGTGATGAATCGCTTCCTTGGCATAGGTTTGCAAACATTTCGGACAGTATAAGTGAGAGATATAACTATAATTCAATGGGAATGCCTCCTGTATGAATAAGTTGCTTTCATATTATCATAGTATTTGGAAAATATTTATGAAAAAGGGTGTCTGCTATTTTTTTGAAACGAAAAGGGGGGCAACCCCGTAGTAAAGATAGCAACAAAATTCATACTTAGGAGAGAATATAATGACAGGAATATTTTTAACTGCTTTACTTCCATTTTTATTGTTTTTCTTATTAACGATCATTGCCGCCGTGCAAAATAAGACGAAATCAAGGGGGATCCTTCAAGGTTCATTTGGATTATTTATTATCGGATACATCATTGTTTTTCTTATCACTTATGTGTGGATGCCGGCAATTACCGTTCCGAACATGTTGCTTATGAATGCGCTCGTTGCAATTATTCTAGGGCCTGCTATGTATATAGGGGCTGGGGCTGCTTTTGATAAAAAAACTGCCCACAAATCAACGCCAGCGATTGTATTTTTCATAACAGCTCTAGCCATTGTAGCAGTCTTTGTCGTTGGTATTTTCTCAGTGAATCAAACATATGATTCAATTTCTAAAAAAGAGGAAGGGGAAGCACAGCCTTTAAATGAAGACAATACTCCGATTTCTGTAGCACCAGAATCGGCCCGGAACAAGGTGCAAAAGTCAATGAGTGTTGTTCCTAACACACAATTTTATGACTTAGGAAAACTTCAGGTTCAGGAGATCAACGGGGAAATTTCTTATGTAGCTCCGGTTGAGTTCACTAGTTTTTGGAGATATTTCCGTGGTAAGGAAACAGAGGGGTATTTTACGATTCCGGCAACGAACATAAATGCCCAGCCTGAGTTTGTCGAAAGTAACATGCGCTATACGAACTCAAGTTATTTCCAACATAATATCCAGCGTAAAGTTTATGGGAGTTATCCGAACTATATCCAAAGTGGAGAAGCGCAAATAGAAGTGGATGATGAAGGAAAACCATGGTATGTACAAACGATTTACAAGCCAATTCTGTTCACGAACCGCCCTGATCTGGATGAAGTAAAAGTAGCGGTTGTGGATCCAGTTACAGGTGAACTGAAAGCTTTTGATGCAAAACAAGCACCTGATTTCATTGAAGGATCGATTAGTTCCGAACTTGCAACGGAGGAAAATGAATACTTTGGGAAGTATGTTCATGGATTACTCAACTCTATTTTTGGTAAAAAGGATGTCAAAATTCCAAACGAGGCAGGCACAGAAAGCAGTGTAACACCGATCTTTGGAGAAGAAGGTGAGATGTATTACTTTACTGATATGGCTTCACCGAAGGAAAATATTGATTCGGCACTAGGGTACACATTGATCAATGCCAGAACAGGAGAGCTGACATACTATAACGGCAAAAAGAATAATGGCATTATGGACAGCAAAGGTGCCAGGCAAATTGTAAACAAACAATTTCCTGAGAAAAACTGGACCGGATCCATGCCCGTATTATACAACGTGGATGGCAGCCCTACATGGATCGTAAATGTGTTGGATCCAAACGGTTTATTTAAGCGATACGCTTATATTAAGGCAAATGACTCCGATTTTGCTGTATTTGGGGACACGGCTAAAGAAACGTTAAATGCCTATCGGTTGCAGTTAGCACAAGACCCAAGCAATGTAGAGGGCAGTGAAGGTGTTGAAACGACTGCAAAAGATGGGGTCGTCAATCGTGTGCTCGTTACGTCAACAGAATCCAGACAAGCTGTGCAATTCTTACTTGAAGGGGAAACAACAATATATACCGTGACGGTAAGTAAAGAACCGTTATCGATCTTCTTGCGTGAGGGAGATAACGTTCAATTGCAGGTAAGGATGAGGGGAAATGGAACTGCGACTGTCGAGAAAATGGTGATCGAAGGTTTGAATAACTAAATAATATTACGAAAAGGAGTCCAAAACCATTCGTTTTGGGCTCTCTTTGTGCGATAGACGTTCTAGTCGTTTCACGTGGAACACTTTGTGCCATATCCTCGCATCCTGTAGAATGAAGAAAAGATTAAATTTCAAACGGAAAAAGGTGTTTTTGTGAAAAGTTATATTGTTATTGGTTCAGGGGTCCTCGGTGCTTCTACAGCCTATCATCTGGCAAAAGCAGGAGCAGACGTGACCGTTGTTGATCGTCAGGATGTAGGTCAGGCGACAGATGCAGCGGCTGGGATTATTTGTCCGTGGCTGACAAAGCGTAAGAATAAAGCTTGGTATCGATTAGCCAAGGAGGGGGCGAAGTATTACCCCGCATTAGTTGCAGAGCTTGAGGCCGACGGAGAAAAAGAGACGGGTTACAAACGTGTCGGGGCACTCCGCCTGCATACGGATGAAGAAAAACTGGATGAAATGCTGGAACGAGCATTGGAACGAAGCAAAGATGCTCCAGAAATGGGCGAGATCACCCGACTTTCACCGGCAGAAACGCAAGCGATGTTTCCGCCGCTTGCTGAAGAATATGGAGCCGTCCATATGAGCGGAGCCGCTCGTGTAGATGGGCGTGCACTGAGAGATGCGTTGTTACGTGCAGCCAAACGAAAAGGAGCTGTTTTTGTAAAAGGGGATGCTTCCTTATTGGTTGAAGGTGGGCAGGTCAAAGGTGTGAAAACAGAAGCAGATACGCTGTATGCGGATCGAGTGATCGTAGCGGCAGGTGCATGGGCAAAAGAACTCGTTCAGCCATTAGGGGTGAATTTGCTCGTCCATCCGCAAAAGGCTCAAATTGTTCATTTGGAATTGCCGGAAACAAACACGAATGACTGGCCGGTTGTGATGCCGCCGACGAATAAATACTTGTTAAGCTTTGATGGGGGGAAGGTTGTCGTTGGGGCTACCCATGAAACGAAGGAAAAATTTGATTCGCGTGTCACAGCTGGGGGTCTACATGAAATTTTTAATAAAGTGTTAGCGATAGCTCCTGGATTGGATCGTAGTACGATGCTTGAAACGAGGGTAGGGTTTAGGCCATTTACGCCTGATTCTCTTCCTGTTTTTGGAGCTGTGCCAAACTTTGGCGGACTCTTTTTGGCTAATGGACTGGGGGCTTCAGGCCTAACGACAGGACCATATATTGGCGCTGAATTAGCAAGGATCGCTCTCGACAAACCAACGGAACTGGATGCTGATGATTATAAAATTGAGTTTGCCATAGCAAGTGAAAAAAAATAAGAACAATAAAAGCACAGCCTTTTTGAGGTTGTGCTTCGACATAATTAATGGTCTTTTATTAAGCTTAAGCCGACTTTTTTTAAGGCTTGTTCAAGATTGCGGGTAATACGCAGGTTTTTATACATGGGATCTTGACTCAAGTGGCTCATGGCCATATCAGGCCGTACCCCCGTAAGGACAGGTGTTACTCCCATAAGCTCAAGTGCTTTAATAATATCGGATAAATGGTTGGTAAATAAATCATCAAAACTTACTAAACCTGAGAGATCAAGGATAAAGTAATCGACATTCTTTTGATAAATGCGTTGAAGGATCGTTTCCAGCAGATGGTTGGAACGGTCTTCATTCACTATACCGATCAATGGAAGGACGACGACGCCTTCAGTAACAGGAACGATCGGGACAGACAACATATCAACACGCTGCTGCATTTGGTCCAAGCTGATAATATAGCCAAAGACTTTTCCAACGGAACGGAGAAAGCCGGCTTCCTTTTCTGTGAACTCTCTTGGTTTTTGATCCATTACACAAAGCGTACCGAATTCCTTATGTTCTTTATCATAGATTATCGTCCCCATGAAAGCTTGAATCTGTATATCTGGAGGAAGCTCTATGTTTTTGGCAATGGGATCTTGAGACATATTCGTTGATGTGAAAACTTTTCCACCTGTTTCGATGACAAATTGACAGTAAGTTTCCTCGTAATCGACTTTTACGTTTGCACCGAGAAGATGTTCTTCACGGTTATACGTTTCCATTACATTCACATAACCGTCTTCTTTCTTGGCAATGTAAACGGTGTTTACATCTAAAATTTGGCTGACATGCTCGAGGATTTCGTTTGCCGCTTCATTTACGGAAAGATAGTTAAGGTCAGTTGAGTGATTATACATTGCTTCATACCTCTATTCCAATATATCTTATATTTACTTAGGACGTCAGAAGAGTGGTAGTTAATAAGTATTAGTTTCTACATTAACATTTTTCACAGCATTATTGTAACACTTCTGTAACTTGATATAAATTCAAAAGTTACAGATAAGTGATAATGGGGAGAGCTGCAAGAATATAGCAGGTCTCCTGATCTCCATTATGCTTCATTTAGTTGATTCATAAGTTCTTTTGAAACGACCAGAGCGGATTGAGGATTTTGGCCTGTGATTAAGTTGCCATCTACTTCAATATGTTTAGCCCAATTGTCTTTTTTAATAAAGTTCGCCCCAAGTTCGCGCAACTTGCTTTCTAGCAGAAAAGGCATGTATTGATCTAAAGTAGTATCGGTCTCTTCGGCATCTGTGAATGAATTGATCTGCTTTCCTTTGACAAGTCGTTCGCCACTCGTTAATTTCACTCCGACTAACCCGGCAGGACCATGACAGACGGCAGCAACGGACTTGTCTGCCTCATACATGTCACGAGTGAGTTCTTGAAGCTTTTGATTGTCCGGAAAGTCAAACATGGTTCCATGTCCGCCTGGTAAAAAGATGGCATCAAAGGAATCAGCCGATAATGTATCGATGGCAACTGTGTCTTCAAGGTGCGGCTTCGTGTCGAGGATTTCCTGTGGTTCATCCTCGCTGACACTTCCCGGATCAACGGGTGCTTTTCCGCCTTTAGGGCTTGCTACAGTTACATCGAATCCATGGTTGTTAAATTCATTAAAGGGCTCCCCAAATTCTGACAACCAGATTCCTGTTGGTTTGTCTTTAGTAATCTTCCCATGGTTTGTGACTACCATTAGTATTTTCTTAGGCATTCAAATTACCCTCTTTTATGAAAAAGTCACTTCGATTTTGTAAGTACACCTCACCTCTTCCCGCTGCTTAGGAGGTATGAAACATGAAGACTACAGGTATTTTAAGGAAAAGCGATTTCACATTATAAGGGAGCAGCCGCAATGAGCTGCCCCCTTTAATTGAGTTCAACGTTTTTCATGTTGTTCACATAGTCCACTGTGCTTTCATCTGAATGGGTAGGCAGTGAAAACTGTTGTTTGTATTGTTCATGCCCCTTGCCGGTAATTACGATCCATTCGCCAGGTTCACTATTATTTATAGCCTTTTTAATAGCGAGTGTGCGATCGGGGATAATTTCGCCTTTTCCAATTTTTGTTTGACTGCGGTAAAAAGTGAGGCTTTGAAGTATATCATCCTCAGATACTCCATTTAAATCATCCATCGTCAAG comes from the Halobacillus shinanisalinarum genome and includes:
- a CDS encoding threonine synthase — its product is MNYSYISHLYCPKCLQTYAKEAIHHLCDCGAPLLVEYDLDQLAKDWNPADLAQRKPDLWRYHELLPVQSEEHVTTMGEGMTPLLPMPALGEDMDLPHLIMKDEGIIPTGAFKARGAAVGVSKAKELGVKSLAMPTNGNAGAAWSLYAARANMSSTIVMPVDAPSITRSECALSGANLFLVNGLISDAGKMVGEAVQKHGLYDVSTLKEPYRIEGKKTMGLEIAEQLNWKLPDVILYPTGGGVGLIGIYKALQELQALGWLEGQKLPRLVAVQAEGCAPIVEAWKQRKTESIFWENSQTQAFGINVPKAIGDFLILDALYETEGCAIAVEEEAILVEQKRVASLEGSFVCPEGAATFLAARKLREQKWIEKDEQVVVLNTGAGIKYPDTAEVEVPVLEPGDSLPLDSSFVK
- a CDS encoding NAD(P)/FAD-dependent oxidoreductase, translating into MKSYIVIGSGVLGASTAYHLAKAGADVTVVDRQDVGQATDAAAGIICPWLTKRKNKAWYRLAKEGAKYYPALVAELEADGEKETGYKRVGALRLHTDEEKLDEMLERALERSKDAPEMGEITRLSPAETQAMFPPLAEEYGAVHMSGAARVDGRALRDALLRAAKRKGAVFVKGDASLLVEGGQVKGVKTEADTLYADRVIVAAGAWAKELVQPLGVNLLVHPQKAQIVHLELPETNTNDWPVVMPPTNKYLLSFDGGKVVVGATHETKEKFDSRVTAGGLHEIFNKVLAIAPGLDRSTMLETRVGFRPFTPDSLPVFGAVPNFGGLFLANGLGASGLTTGPYIGAELARIALDKPTELDADDYKIEFAIASEKK
- a CDS encoding type 1 glutamine amidotransferase domain-containing protein, yielding MPKKILMVVTNHGKITKDKPTGIWLSEFGEPFNEFNNHGFDVTVASPKGGKAPVDPGSVSEDEPQEILDTKPHLEDTVAIDTLSADSFDAIFLPGGHGTMFDFPDNQKLQELTRDMYEADKSVAAVCHGPAGLVGVKLTSGERLVKGKQINSFTDAEETDTTLDQYMPFLLESKLRELGANFIKKDNWAKHIEVDGNLITGQNPQSALVVSKELMNQLNEA
- a CDS encoding STAS domain-containing protein, which gives rise to MYNHSTDLNYLSVNEAANEILEHVSQILDVNTVYIAKKEDGYVNVMETYNREEHLLGANVKVDYEETYCQFVIETGGKVFTSTNMSQDPIAKNIELPPDIQIQAFMGTIIYDKEHKEFGTLCVMDQKPREFTEKEAGFLRSVGKVFGYIISLDQMQQRVDMLSVPIVPVTEGVVVLPLIGIVNEDRSNHLLETILQRIYQKNVDYFILDLSGLVSFDDLFTNHLSDIIKALELMGVTPVLTGVRPDMAMSHLSQDPMYKNLRITRNLEQALKKVGLSLIKDH
- a CDS encoding DNA-binding protein — its product is MTGIFLTALLPFLLFFLLTIIAAVQNKTKSRGILQGSFGLFIIGYIIVFLITYVWMPAITVPNMLLMNALVAIILGPAMYIGAGAAFDKKTAHKSTPAIVFFITALAIVAVFVVGIFSVNQTYDSISKKEEGEAQPLNEDNTPISVAPESARNKVQKSMSVVPNTQFYDLGKLQVQEINGEISYVAPVEFTSFWRYFRGKETEGYFTIPATNINAQPEFVESNMRYTNSSYFQHNIQRKVYGSYPNYIQSGEAQIEVDDEGKPWYVQTIYKPILFTNRPDLDEVKVAVVDPVTGELKAFDAKQAPDFIEGSISSELATEENEYFGKYVHGLLNSIFGKKDVKIPNEAGTESSVTPIFGEEGEMYYFTDMASPKENIDSALGYTLINARTGELTYYNGKKNNGIMDSKGARQIVNKQFPEKNWTGSMPVLYNVDGSPTWIVNVLDPNGLFKRYAYIKANDSDFAVFGDTAKETLNAYRLQLAQDPSNVEGSEGVETTAKDGVVNRVLVTSTESRQAVQFLLEGETTIYTVTVSKEPLSIFLREGDNVQLQVRMRGNGTATVEKMVIEGLNN